TCCATGAAGATAGAGGAGGTGTATCAGAGTTTTTCCAGGTAGCCACTTGCTCAGGGTATCTATCACCCTTAACAACATCCACCGAAGCATACGATTCGAGCTCAGCCATTTCCTCTGGTGTGAGTTTTACAGACAATGCTCCAATGTTCTGCTTCAAGTTTTCAATCTTCGTCGTGCCAGGTATCGGGCACACATCACTTCCTTGATGATGAACCCATGCCAGTGCGAGTTGTGAGGGAGTGCATCCCTTCCTCTTTGCCATGTCGTTTACACGTTCAAAAATGACTGCATTCTGAGCCAGATTCTCTGGCTGGAACCGCGGCAAATACTATATGAAACAAGAGAAAATTCTATTAGTTATCTTCCACAACTTTAACATATTTCTTCAAGATAACAGCCACTGGAAAGTATCAACTCACCTTGCGTAAATCCTGCTCGGGTGCATTTTCGATTAACTTAATTCCAGAAGAAAAGAATCCGCGTCCGAGAGGGCTGTATGCTACAATTCCGATACCAAGTTCCctggagaaaaaaaatgaaataatgtTACCGGCAATGTCATAGAAAGAAGTAATATATGAATCGGAGATTGGACGAGCTTTACCTGCAAGTAGGAATTATTTCTTCTTCGACATCTCTTGACCACAGAGACCATTCTAATTGGACAGCAGTTATCGGGTGAACAGCATGCGCCCTCCTGATTGTTGAAGCAGAGGCCTCGGACAATCCGATGTATTTGATTTTTCCTTCTTCAACTAGTTCCTTAAGTGCTCCGATCTATAATAGACGAGTGAAATAAGATTTAATAGGAAGGGGGGTTTTAAGAGAACAAGTCGAGCTGGATGAAGTAATCGAAAGGTTTGATACATGATATCGGAAAACGAAATCGGAAACTGACCGTGACTTCGATGGGAACTCTGGAATCGATGCGGTGCTGGTAATAGAGATCGATGCAATCGACGCCGAGCCTCTGCAAGCTGGCCTTGCAGGCGGACCTCACGTAGGCCGGGTCCCCTCGGATCTCCCTCTTCCCGTCTTCCAAGTAGTATGCGAACTTGGAGGCCAGTTCCACTTTGTCCCTCACGCCCCCTTGCAGCGCCTAAAGATCAACGAAGGAGAGGATCACGATGGAGGCGTAGAGGATCGGGGGTGAGAGTGAGGCGAAGAAGGTAGGGATACCTTGCCGAGGAGGATCTCGTTGGTGTAGGGTCCGTACAAGTCGGAGGTGTCGAGAAAGGTGACGCCGGAGTTGACGGCGTGGTGGATGAGGGCGATCATGTCGGCGTCGGGTTTGGGGGGACCGTAGAAGGCGGACATACCCATGCAACCGAGGCCCTGACGGGATACCTCCAGCCCTTGAGAGCCAAGCTTCATGCGCCCAACGCCTGCCGATGCCGCCATCGTCGCCCTTCTCGGCTTCTCGTTAGCACTAAGCAGCTAGCAGTGTAGCAGTGTGGATCGGTGTGGCGATGGCTATACCAGTGGGATGTGCCCTGGTTAAATAACGTGGGCGTGATGGGCGATGGCTGCATTTTTCCAGTTCAAGGCTGCGTCGCCGGGACGGCGTTCTCCTTCTCGTTTCATATGAAGGTCAAAGTTCTAGAAACACAGAAGGGGGGAAAAAACCAGCACAATCGGCGAGGAAACAGATCTTCCGCTGAAGGTGTGACTCAACAGTTAGGaggatttttttttccatttattattaaaatattaattcattccatttaaaataattttttttttaattttcaacaatATTACAATAGCTAAAATCATATAACTTATATAATTATATGAGTTATGATTCTATAACAactatataattatgattataattatgaatttaatattCTTATCATATAATAATGATAAGTATTTAtcagaaataaattttttatattataattgttataattCATAATTACAATCATGTTATGAATAAATCATCGGTCGATGAAAAATTATTGTGAATAAATTTTAACAGAATATCATTGATATAATATTTACTATTCGAATCATAATtactattataatataatattgatcaGATATATTTTGTAGTAGTTATAAATGGTAACCATGATATAGTGTTGATATGAATTGAAATGGTTTTCTCGGGACGGTGTGATGGTTAAAATATGGGGTGTTATCACATGAGATCTTGGTTTCGAAATTAGGCATGACCGAGCATaatctcccccatgtcttggtcatttgcactAGTGACTAGTAGTCACcattgatttacctcctccgtgttga
This window of the Zingiber officinale cultivar Zhangliang chromosome 3B, Zo_v1.1, whole genome shotgun sequence genome carries:
- the LOC121967534 gene encoding probable aldo-keto reductase 2, which codes for MAASAGVGRMKLGSQGLEVSRQGLGCMGMSAFYGPPKPDADMIALIHHAVNSGVTFLDTSDLYGPYTNEILLGKALQGGVRDKVELASKFAYYLEDGKREIRGDPAYVRSACKASLQRLGVDCIDLYYQHRIDSRVPIEVTIGALKELVEEGKIKYIGLSEASASTIRRAHAVHPITAVQLEWSLWSRDVEEEIIPTCRELGIGIVAYSPLGRGFFSSGIKLIENAPEQDLRKYLPRFQPENLAQNAVIFERVNDMAKRKGCTPSQLALAWVHHQGSDVCPIPGTTKIENLKQNIGALSVKLTPEEMAELESYASVDVVKGDRYPEQVATWKNSDTPPLSSWKGE